A genomic region of Elusimicrobiota bacterium contains the following coding sequences:
- a CDS encoding MBL fold metallo-hydrolase, which produces MKIKNQISAIANLKTLFAAVALSSGLLFSSLGANLFAAAAFDSLTTLAPLDTVAIPAVPALSPLKPAKALNAYFISVGQGDAEYIELPNGQNVLIDGGPNPSTPLSQFLTQHNVTKIDYVVLTHPHLDHYSGLDYVFSHTKVSNFYDTREDNTGTAGAKTLRDKISGMGVKVSYPAPGDNLNWDPGEVKVKVLNSCPTPGASNSGPVLNNCSIVLKVTYHNKSILYTGDMQSDVEATLVSTYGSQLQSDVLKVGHHGSNTATSSAFLNMVKPKYAYIEVGAGNTFGFPAPVTLSNLQAVGATVYRTDLSGTQEYVIR; this is translated from the coding sequence ATGAAAATAAAAAACCAGATAAGCGCAATCGCGAACCTGAAAACTTTATTTGCCGCTGTTGCCCTCTCTTCGGGACTTCTTTTCTCTTCGCTTGGGGCAAATCTTTTTGCCGCCGCTGCCTTCGATTCTCTCACAACTCTTGCCCCCCTTGACACCGTTGCCATCCCTGCCGTTCCCGCTCTCAGCCCTCTTAAGCCCGCGAAGGCCCTGAACGCGTACTTCATAAGTGTCGGCCAGGGCGATGCCGAATACATAGAGCTGCCCAACGGCCAAAATGTACTTATAGACGGCGGCCCGAATCCTTCAACCCCGCTTTCCCAGTTCCTCACTCAGCACAATGTTACAAAAATTGATTATGTGGTGCTGACACACCCTCACTTGGACCATTACAGCGGGCTTGATTACGTTTTCAGCCATACGAAGGTAAGCAATTTTTATGATACGCGTGAAGATAACACCGGCACCGCCGGCGCGAAAACTTTGCGCGACAAAATAAGCGGTATGGGAGTTAAAGTTTCGTATCCGGCGCCGGGAGATAACCTGAACTGGGACCCCGGCGAAGTTAAGGTGAAAGTGCTGAACAGCTGTCCCACTCCCGGGGCCAGCAATTCGGGCCCGGTACTGAATAACTGCTCTATTGTGCTGAAGGTAACCTATCATAACAAATCCATTCTCTACACCGGGGATATGCAGTCGGATGTGGAAGCCACACTGGTATCCACCTACGGCAGCCAGCTGCAGTCGGACGTCCTTAAAGTGGGCCATCACGGCAGCAACACGGCCACCAGCTCCGCTTTCCTGAATATGGTAAAACCGAAATACGCGTATATTGAGGTCGGCGCTGGCAATACTTTCGGTTTCCCCGCGCCGGTGACCTTGTCCAATCTGCAAGCCGTCGGCGCGACCGTTTACCGGACCGACCTTAGCGGTACGCAGGAATATGTCATCAGGTAA
- a CDS encoding phosphatase PAP2 family protein, whose protein sequence is MSKKQGLAYRGERIGAVLAAFFILFSSAASAQEISSRTYTLKDGSSLSYAEPGLFKTLGSAPADFGAFVADSFKKEKLPWLAAITASTLVLMEYDRKIYDHTRKLGKKIGISSEDKSRTFIKIGGMSILDGPTDAGSAMYFLGDGWVALGLFGGFETYGRLKGDWRARQTGYQLAEGLIVTGFATQALKHVTGREEPGAAAAPRAVWRFFPGFGAFSRHRSRYDAFPSGHMATGMMTITVIAENYPEKKYVKPVGYTLLCALGFQMINNGAHWSSDYPLGLAVGYGVGRAIAYGGRTAARRAGPKDISAVNVTPYISPEGAAGAAMTYKF, encoded by the coding sequence ATGAGTAAAAAGCAGGGTTTAGCATATAGGGGGGAGAGGATAGGGGCGGTATTAGCCGCTTTTTTTATACTCTTTTCTTCGGCGGCCTCCGCGCAGGAAATCTCGTCGCGGACATATACCCTTAAAGACGGCTCCTCCCTTTCCTACGCCGAACCGGGACTTTTTAAAACACTGGGCTCGGCTCCGGCAGACTTCGGCGCTTTTGTTGCGGACAGCTTTAAAAAAGAAAAGCTTCCCTGGCTTGCCGCCATAACCGCTTCCACGCTTGTCCTGATGGAATACGACCGGAAAATATACGACCATACCCGCAAACTCGGCAAAAAAATCGGTATCTCAAGCGAGGACAAAAGCAGAACTTTTATTAAAATTGGCGGTATGTCCATCCTGGACGGGCCGACCGACGCTGGCTCGGCCATGTATTTTTTGGGCGACGGCTGGGTAGCCCTGGGCCTTTTCGGCGGGTTTGAAACTTACGGCCGGCTCAAAGGCGACTGGAGAGCGCGCCAGACAGGCTATCAGCTGGCCGAAGGACTGATCGTTACCGGCTTTGCCACGCAGGCGTTAAAGCACGTTACCGGCCGCGAGGAGCCGGGCGCCGCCGCGGCGCCGCGCGCGGTATGGCGGTTTTTTCCGGGTTTTGGCGCTTTCAGCCGTCACCGTTCCCGCTACGACGCTTTTCCCTCGGGGCACATGGCCACCGGCATGATGACCATCACGGTCATAGCTGAAAATTATCCGGAAAAAAAATACGTGAAGCCTGTCGGCTACACACTGCTCTGCGCGCTTGGTTTCCAGATGATAAACAACGGGGCGCACTGGTCCAGCGATTACCCGCTGGGCCTGGCGGTCGGCTACGGCGTGGGCCGTGCCATAGCTTACGGGGGGCGCACCGCGGCCCGACGCGCCGGGCCGAAAGATATTTCGGCTGTTAATGTCACTCCGTATATTTCTCCTGAAGGGGCGGCCGGCGCGGCTATGACTTATAAGTTTTAA
- the radA gene encoding DNA repair protein RadA translates to MKLRTIYRCQECGQASAKWLGQCPACNGWNTLVEEAEEVLSKAACKSRGLTEFSSDPVKLSQAGAEKHSSIPTGIAELDRALGGGLIAGQVLLLAGPPGIGKSTLMLEAAKALASGAFKGGELLYVTGEESVSQVGSRAARLGAVADNVYLMAETNLAKVLEAFNKIKPAALIIDSIQTMYHPDFVGAPGSVGQIRECASELLKTVKAKGAPLFLLGHVTKEGTLAGPKVLEHIVDTVLYFDAEKNNVYRILRPHKNRFGAIDEIGIFEMGEKGLKSVTDASALAAETNRERALAGRAFSVAFEGSRPILAEVQALVSRSYYPFPRRTVTGMDLNRAQVLMAAAEKNVGLRLDNMDVFASFQGGLKIKDTALDLAFCAALISSAKDIELPGDCLFMGEVGILAQTANPGFMARRLAEAERLGFKKAFIPKPSAKESAKFKNLRLFPVEDLDGLNCELAKFVPAAKSAAVDCHKP, encoded by the coding sequence ATGAAACTGAGAACCATCTATCGCTGCCAGGAATGCGGCCAGGCTTCCGCCAAGTGGCTGGGCCAGTGCCCGGCCTGCAACGGCTGGAACACCCTGGTGGAAGAGGCCGAAGAAGTGCTTTCAAAGGCCGCATGCAAGTCGCGCGGGCTGACCGAATTCTCAAGCGACCCGGTAAAACTTTCACAGGCGGGCGCGGAGAAACACAGCTCCATCCCCACCGGCATAGCGGAACTTGACAGGGCGCTTGGGGGCGGCCTGATAGCGGGCCAGGTGCTGCTGCTGGCGGGGCCGCCCGGCATAGGAAAATCCACTTTAATGCTTGAAGCCGCCAAGGCTCTCGCTTCGGGCGCTTTTAAAGGCGGCGAACTGTTGTATGTCACCGGCGAAGAATCCGTTTCGCAGGTGGGGTCAAGGGCCGCGCGCCTCGGCGCCGTGGCGGACAATGTGTACCTGATGGCCGAGACCAACCTGGCCAAAGTGCTTGAGGCTTTCAATAAAATAAAGCCGGCCGCGCTTATCATAGACTCCATACAGACCATGTACCACCCGGATTTTGTGGGCGCGCCGGGTTCCGTGGGCCAGATACGGGAGTGCGCCTCGGAACTGCTGAAAACGGTGAAGGCCAAAGGGGCGCCGCTTTTTCTGCTGGGCCATGTGACCAAGGAAGGGACGCTCGCGGGCCCGAAGGTTTTGGAGCACATAGTGGATACCGTGCTTTATTTTGACGCCGAGAAGAACAATGTTTACAGGATACTGCGCCCCCATAAGAACCGTTTCGGCGCGATAGATGAAATAGGTATTTTTGAAATGGGGGAAAAAGGCCTTAAGTCCGTGACGGACGCTTCGGCTCTTGCGGCTGAAACGAACCGCGAGCGCGCGCTGGCGGGCCGGGCTTTTTCAGTGGCTTTTGAAGGTTCCCGTCCGATACTTGCCGAGGTGCAGGCGCTGGTTTCAAGGTCTTATTACCCGTTCCCCAGGCGCACCGTCACCGGCATGGATCTGAACCGCGCGCAGGTGCTGATGGCCGCGGCGGAAAAAAATGTCGGCCTGCGCCTGGACAACATGGATGTTTTCGCCTCTTTCCAGGGCGGGCTTAAAATAAAAGACACCGCGCTTGACCTGGCTTTCTGCGCCGCGCTCATCAGTTCGGCAAAAGATATAGAACTGCCGGGGGATTGTCTTTTTATGGGCGAGGTAGGCATACTCGCCCAGACCGCGAACCCCGGTTTCATGGCCAGGCGTCTGGCCGAAGCCGAACGGCTGGGTTTTAAAAAAGCTTTTATTCCGAAGCCCTCCGCCAAAGAGTCCGCGAAGTTTAAAAACCTCCGGCTTTTTCCTGTGGAGGATCTGGACGGGCTGAACTGCGAGTTGGCGAAGTTTGTTCCCGCCGCTAAAAGCGCGGCGGTGGATTGCCATAAGCCGTAA
- a CDS encoding PIN domain nuclease: protein MILWIFRVIAVVGTPVFTYYTVSRDLKGAVFGFFIGLVIIGIEHLFESVSLFYLIVGIIGAALGIIASKLLDYTVFQIENDNFNRIWLMYNGIVRYALALLGMMICVNKIPEIDDLDKNILSLGKRSGRNMKVLDLSAIVDGRVIDICETHFITGSVITPRFVVQELHALAESGEPIARAKGRRGLDILARLQESKEILFRVIDRDVKELNDNSLKIVRIAYELGAAIITTDFNINKLAALENLVALNINDLCIALKPVVLPGEDMSVFVMKDGKEKEQGVGYLDDGTMIVVEDGRDFVGKKVDSTVQSILQTSQGRIIFARVKGSRNPAGPGNRQ from the coding sequence ATGATACTTTGGATATTCAGGGTTATAGCTGTGGTCGGCACTCCCGTGTTTACCTATTACACGGTTTCAAGAGACCTTAAGGGAGCGGTGTTCGGCTTTTTTATCGGTCTGGTCATTATAGGCATTGAGCATCTGTTCGAAAGCGTAAGCCTGTTCTATCTGATCGTAGGGATCATAGGCGCGGCGCTGGGCATTATTGCTTCAAAGCTGCTCGATTACACCGTGTTTCAGATAGAAAACGACAATTTCAACCGGATTTGGCTGATGTATAACGGCATTGTCCGGTACGCGCTGGCGCTGCTTGGCATGATGATCTGCGTCAATAAAATACCCGAAATCGACGACCTGGACAAGAATATCCTCTCGCTCGGGAAGCGCTCAGGCAGGAATATGAAGGTGCTCGACCTGTCGGCAATTGTGGATGGGCGGGTGATCGACATCTGCGAAACACATTTCATAACCGGCTCCGTGATCACGCCGCGTTTCGTGGTGCAGGAACTGCACGCGCTGGCGGAATCGGGCGAGCCCATAGCAAGGGCCAAGGGCCGCAGGGGGCTGGATATCCTGGCGCGTTTGCAGGAGTCAAAGGAAATACTTTTCCGCGTGATAGACCGCGACGTAAAAGAACTGAACGATAATTCCCTTAAAATCGTGCGTATAGCGTATGAGCTTGGCGCCGCTATCATTACCACGGATTTCAATATCAATAAGCTGGCCGCGCTTGAAAACCTTGTGGCCCTGAACATTAACGATCTCTGCATAGCGCTGAAGCCGGTGGTGCTGCCGGGAGAAGATATGTCGGTGTTCGTGATGAAAGACGGCAAGGAAAAAGAACAGGGGGTCGGCTATCTTGACGACGGAACCATGATAGTGGTGGAGGACGGCCGTGATTTCGTGGGTAAAAAAGTGGATTCCACCGTGCAATCCATCCTTCAGACCTCACAGGGCAGAATAATATTCGCAAGGGTAAAGGGCTCGCGAAACCCGGCAGGACCCGGGAACCGACAGTAA
- the cysS gene encoding cysteine--tRNA ligase, which yields MDLTVYNTLTRKKELFKPLKEKAAGIYTCGPTVYLFAHIGNMRTYVFEDSLVRALKFLGYKVKRVMNITDVGHLTSDADTGEDKMELGARREGKSAWDIAKFYTEAFFKDYKALNCLMPDVLCPATEYIKEMIELVLELEKKGFTYRIGDGIYFDTAKLPDYGKLAGKSHIEGIQEGARVEANAEKRNPHDFALWKFSTPGEKRQMEWPSPWGTGFPGWHLECSAMAMKHLGGTIDIHCGGEDHVAIHHTNEIAQSEAATGKPFARYWMHGRFLVMGDTGKMSKSAGGFLTVSTLPEKGYDPLAYRYYCFLTHYRKQLEFTWEGLEAAARGLDGLRALAAKLKAEVQGEPPAADRSAKYFNDFEGALADDVNLPEALAGLWDTLKNVSIPAPQRLAFAVAAEDVLALGLFAAAERQELPAELAALIKEREAARKAKDFKRSDELRKALADKGVLIEDSSGGTKWKLARG from the coding sequence ATGGACTTGACCGTTTACAACACCCTGACCCGCAAAAAAGAACTGTTTAAGCCTTTAAAGGAAAAGGCCGCCGGTATTTACACCTGCGGCCCCACGGTGTATCTATTCGCCCATATCGGCAACATGCGCACATACGTCTTTGAGGACAGCCTGGTCCGCGCCCTGAAGTTTCTCGGCTACAAAGTGAAGCGCGTTATGAACATCACCGACGTGGGCCACCTTACTTCCGACGCCGACACCGGCGAGGATAAGATGGAACTGGGCGCCAGGCGCGAAGGCAAATCCGCCTGGGATATAGCCAAATTCTACACCGAGGCCTTTTTTAAGGATTACAAGGCGCTCAACTGCCTTATGCCCGACGTGCTCTGCCCCGCCACGGAATATATTAAAGAAATGATAGAGCTGGTGCTCGAGCTTGAAAAAAAAGGCTTTACCTACCGCATAGGCGACGGCATATATTTTGACACCGCTAAGTTGCCGGATTACGGCAAGCTTGCCGGCAAAAGCCATATAGAAGGAATACAGGAGGGAGCGCGGGTCGAGGCTAACGCCGAAAAGCGCAACCCTCACGACTTCGCGCTCTGGAAATTTTCAACGCCCGGAGAGAAAAGGCAGATGGAATGGCCGTCTCCGTGGGGAACCGGCTTTCCGGGCTGGCATCTGGAATGCTCCGCCATGGCTATGAAACACCTGGGCGGGACCATAGACATCCACTGCGGCGGCGAGGATCACGTGGCTATACACCATACCAACGAAATAGCCCAGTCCGAAGCCGCCACCGGGAAGCCCTTCGCCAGGTACTGGATGCACGGCAGGTTCCTGGTGATGGGCGACACCGGAAAAATGTCCAAATCCGCCGGCGGATTCCTTACCGTTTCAACACTGCCGGAGAAAGGCTACGACCCACTGGCTTACCGCTATTACTGTTTCCTCACCCATTACCGCAAGCAGCTTGAATTTACCTGGGAGGGGCTTGAGGCCGCGGCGCGGGGCCTGGACGGCCTGCGCGCGCTGGCCGCGAAGCTGAAGGCCGAGGTTCAGGGAGAGCCTCCCGCGGCGGACAGGAGCGCTAAATATTTCAATGATTTTGAAGGGGCGCTGGCCGACGATGTGAACCTGCCGGAAGCGCTGGCCGGCCTGTGGGACACTCTTAAAAACGTCTCAATACCCGCGCCGCAGCGGCTGGCTTTCGCGGTTGCCGCGGAAGACGTGCTGGCGCTCGGCCTTTTTGCCGCCGCGGAGCGCCAGGAACTGCCGGCTGAACTGGCCGCCCTCATAAAAGAGCGCGAGGCGGCGCGCAAGGCCAAAGATTTTAAACGTTCCGACGAACTGCGCAAGGCGCTTGCCGACAAGGGCGTGCTGATAGAAGATTCCTCCGGCGGAACAAAGTGGAAACTGGCGCGCGGATGA
- a CDS encoding MlaD family protein, which yields MNGEMKVGLFVLAGAILFSTAIFLLGDYSFQRFYTINAEFSDVAGLPDKAAVKLSGVEVGKIKKIFLKKEKVIVELYIREGVKIYRNAHYLVGSTSVIGSKFLEIDQGTPGSGVVENGETVLGENSLPLDRAMTRMITDLQGLIKDVRGNGSLTRNINEIMTNLREATANLNELLADTQPHAQRVMERLDSITAKLDDMLTKTDAIVDKINRGEGTVGALVSDKQMKENVTSTLNNLKDASASVKTVVGRINGFKTYWRWNWEYEPAANASRSDFGIRIYPRDGRYYYVGAANIVNIKDRVRGTDYETRNTVDAQMGWELNGFDLYAGAISGSAGGGVRWQPFYYNSKWDKISLMFEASEFTRNRVIKRRFFNTPRYDAGVNVAFNKYISAAVRLNDLTEVKRLDYSTRIAFEDKDISYLLGFLSFGGSSKK from the coding sequence ATGAACGGCGAGATGAAAGTGGGTTTGTTCGTGTTGGCGGGCGCTATCCTTTTCAGCACCGCCATATTCCTGCTTGGCGACTATTCTTTCCAGCGTTTTTATACCATTAACGCCGAATTCAGCGATGTGGCCGGACTTCCGGACAAAGCCGCCGTCAAACTCTCCGGCGTTGAAGTCGGAAAGATCAAAAAAATATTTTTAAAGAAAGAGAAAGTGATAGTGGAGCTGTACATCAGGGAGGGCGTGAAAATTTACCGCAACGCGCACTATCTGGTGGGCTCAACCAGCGTAATCGGTTCCAAATTCCTTGAGATAGACCAGGGCACTCCCGGTTCCGGCGTTGTGGAGAACGGGGAAACCGTGCTTGGCGAAAATTCCCTGCCGCTGGACCGCGCCATGACCAGAATGATAACCGACCTGCAGGGGCTGATAAAAGATGTGCGCGGCAACGGCAGCCTGACGCGCAACATCAACGAAATCATGACTAATTTGCGCGAGGCAACGGCCAACTTGAACGAGCTGCTGGCCGATACCCAGCCGCATGCCCAGAGAGTGATGGAGCGCCTTGATTCTATCACCGCCAAACTTGACGACATGCTTACAAAGACCGACGCCATAGTGGATAAAATAAACAGGGGGGAGGGCACCGTGGGGGCTTTGGTGTCCGATAAGCAGATGAAGGAGAACGTAACCTCCACCCTTAACAACTTAAAAGACGCCAGCGCCTCGGTAAAAACCGTCGTGGGGCGCATAAACGGCTTTAAAACCTATTGGCGCTGGAATTGGGAATATGAGCCCGCGGCCAATGCCTCAAGAAGCGACTTCGGGATCAGAATTTATCCCAGGGACGGCCGCTACTATTATGTGGGCGCCGCCAATATCGTAAACATAAAAGACCGGGTCCGCGGCACGGATTATGAAACCAGAAACACCGTGGACGCGCAGATGGGCTGGGAGCTGAATGGCTTTGACCTGTACGCCGGCGCGATAAGCGGCTCGGCCGGCGGCGGAGTGCGCTGGCAGCCTTTCTATTACAATTCCAAATGGGATAAAATAAGCCTTATGTTTGAGGCTTCGGAATTTACCCGCAACCGCGTTATAAAACGCAGGTTTTTCAATACTCCGCGCTACGACGCGGGCGTGAACGTCGCGTTTAACAAATATATCTCGGCCGCCGTGCGCTTAAACGACCTGACCGAGGTAAAGCGGCTTGATTACAGCACCAGGATAGCCTTTGAGGATAAGGACATCTCTTATCTTTTAGGGTTCCTCAGCTTCGGCGGGAGCAGCAAAAAATAG
- a CDS encoding C1 family peptidase, producing MKMKKTKRSIVSGAAVLLMLGIGYMPAFSQEAGLTGTINEQIRQIQEAIKQKGAKWVAGETAVTRMPRDQWGSLVGLNLKTMIGAPVLTVEKGKVPAAIDWRNNNGNFVTPVRDQMKCGSCWAFGMTGALESYVLINQNRPGENLDLAEQILVSCSGIGSCQGGKLDGSYIVNTGLPLETAYPYTATDGTCGSATPGWEATAYKADKWGTISWPDDAAMKAALVQYGPIPTSMMVYEDFMAYKSGVYSYTTGKKLGGHAIILVGYDDAEQAFICKNSWTEKWGDKGYFKIAYSEVYNFMATMFGIQTIAFQSNAAGKALPSSFNADKAWMRVQPMFESLQNARF from the coding sequence ATGAAGATGAAAAAAACGAAGAGGAGTATCGTTTCCGGAGCGGCTGTTCTTCTGATGCTGGGCATCGGCTATATGCCGGCTTTCAGCCAGGAAGCGGGGCTTACCGGCACGATAAACGAGCAGATAAGACAAATACAGGAAGCGATTAAGCAGAAAGGCGCGAAATGGGTCGCAGGTGAAACAGCAGTGACCAGGATGCCCAGGGATCAATGGGGTTCACTCGTCGGCTTGAATCTGAAAACCATGATCGGGGCGCCCGTCCTTACCGTTGAGAAAGGTAAAGTTCCCGCGGCCATTGACTGGAGAAACAATAACGGTAATTTCGTGACTCCCGTCAGGGACCAGATGAAATGCGGCTCCTGCTGGGCTTTCGGAATGACCGGCGCGCTTGAGTCTTATGTGCTGATCAACCAGAACAGGCCCGGAGAGAATCTGGACCTGGCCGAACAGATACTGGTTTCCTGCAGCGGCATCGGCTCCTGCCAGGGCGGAAAGCTCGACGGCAGTTATATAGTGAATACCGGCCTTCCGCTTGAAACCGCGTATCCTTACACCGCGACCGACGGAACCTGCGGTTCCGCCACCCCCGGCTGGGAAGCTACGGCCTATAAAGCCGACAAATGGGGCACTATCTCCTGGCCCGATGATGCCGCCATGAAAGCCGCCCTTGTTCAGTACGGTCCTATCCCCACCTCTATGATGGTTTACGAGGACTTTATGGCCTATAAATCAGGCGTCTACTCTTATACCACCGGCAAAAAGCTGGGCGGCCACGCTATCATCCTGGTCGGTTATGACGACGCGGAGCAGGCTTTCATCTGTAAGAACAGCTGGACCGAAAAATGGGGCGATAAGGGTTACTTCAAAATCGCTTACAGCGAGGTGTACAACTTCATGGCGACCATGTTCGGTATCCAGACCATCGCATTCCAGTCCAACGCGGCCGGAAAAGCGTTGCCTTCGAGCTTCAACGCCGACAAAGCCTGGATGAGGGTTCAGCCGATGTTCGAATCGCTGCAGAACGCTCGCTTCTGA
- the ispD gene encoding 2-C-methyl-D-erythritol 4-phosphate cytidylyltransferase — MAKKSDKKPPSRQTARPPATALILAGGTGSRMGADKQYLNLLSKPMIEWTVSAFEDSGLFSEIVLVLSPENIKKHGDWWKSRGVKLAPSGPNRTASLKSGFKKVSASSAVVAVHDGARPLVSRKVIAGCLSRALKTGAAVPGVALKDTVKKLSKDGKTFEATLERAAYMAVQTPQCYRRALLARALKASRPQRDYTDDSQLLEILGVKPAAVVSEYSNLKVTTPEDLIVAEALMNAKEAVKKTQPRARFGFGYDIHRLAGGRPLIMGGIKLDYPKGLLGHSDGDVVLHAVCDALLGSIAAGEIGVYFPPTDLTIMGISSVNIAEKTLEIMQAKKAEIVNLDVTIVAEEPKMKPYYDQIRKSLAKIFKIEIESVSVKAKSREGLGEVGRGEAIVCYAVASVVK; from the coding sequence ATGGCGAAGAAAAGCGATAAAAAGCCGCCAAGCCGCCAAACCGCCAGGCCGCCGGCAACCGCTCTTATTCTCGCCGGGGGCACGGGTTCGCGCATGGGCGCCGATAAGCAGTACCTGAACCTGCTCTCAAAGCCCATGATAGAATGGACCGTTTCCGCTTTTGAGGACAGCGGCCTGTTTTCTGAAATTGTCCTTGTTCTCAGCCCGGAGAACATTAAGAAGCATGGCGACTGGTGGAAGAGCAGGGGCGTGAAACTGGCGCCCTCGGGGCCGAACCGCACGGCCTCGCTTAAAAGCGGTTTTAAAAAAGTATCCGCGAGCTCCGCGGTTGTGGCCGTGCACGACGGTGCCCGCCCGCTTGTGAGCCGTAAAGTGATAGCCGGATGCCTCTCGCGCGCGCTAAAAACCGGCGCCGCCGTGCCGGGCGTGGCGCTCAAAGACACGGTTAAAAAGCTTTCAAAAGACGGTAAAACTTTTGAGGCCACGCTTGAGCGCGCGGCCTATATGGCGGTGCAGACGCCGCAGTGCTACAGGCGGGCGCTGCTGGCGCGGGCGCTTAAGGCGTCCCGGCCGCAAAGGGATTATACCGACGATTCCCAGCTGCTGGAAATCCTGGGCGTAAAGCCAGCCGCGGTGGTTTCGGAATATTCAAACCTGAAAGTCACAACGCCCGAGGATCTGATAGTAGCGGAGGCTCTTATGAACGCAAAAGAAGCAGTTAAAAAAACGCAGCCGCGTGCCAGGTTCGGCTTCGGCTACGATATACACCGCCTGGCCGGCGGCAGGCCCCTTATAATGGGCGGCATAAAGCTGGATTATCCGAAAGGCCTGCTTGGCCATTCCGACGGCGACGTGGTGCTGCACGCTGTCTGCGACGCGCTTCTCGGCTCAATAGCGGCCGGCGAGATAGGCGTTTATTTTCCGCCCACCGACCTTACCATAATGGGTATTTCAAGCGTGAATATAGCCGAAAAAACCCTTGAGATCATGCAGGCTAAAAAAGCCGAAATAGTCAATCTGGATGTGACCATAGTGGCGGAAGAGCCGAAAATGAAGCCTTATTACGACCAGATAAGAAAATCGCTCGCTAAAATTTTTAAGATCGAGATCGAAAGCGTGAGCGTGAAAGCAAAAAGCCGCGAGGGCCTTGGCGAAGTGGGCCGGGGCGAGGCCATAGTCTGCTACGCCGTGGCAAGCGTGGTTAAATGA